The Methylomusa anaerophila genome has a segment encoding these proteins:
- a CDS encoding NPP1 family protein, translating into MLDVKTHLWPSVLIGLLAFCALVSTNAAPSDLDLAYRWAPIHYQDTDSSDYDADYITAVDFDGDWDGLNNWEHQDDNISNLKAKAYYSVTETSTHWFILYSFFHPRDWVDYPDPFNLDHHENDMEGVLMAVRKDGSTYGALEGIVTVAHQDFYSYTPAGSPWRSGQENIDGTVLMQSYDGYQHPTTFQEAKGHGLNAWNGSNFPGGDGVVYYPSRSAAEVPASGNDRSVQYQLIDTFASGGLWAHRSDPLTFASWGTFRGDDGKDNAANAGWKWDDHNDGGQLLGGELATDPAKLIAIYFSNLGNFSRTYLRNLYN; encoded by the coding sequence ATGCTGGATGTAAAAACACATTTATGGCCAAGCGTACTGATTGGGCTGCTGGCATTCTGCGCCCTCGTTTCCACCAATGCGGCGCCAAGCGACCTTGATCTGGCTTACCGGTGGGCTCCCATTCATTATCAGGACACGGACTCTTCTGATTATGATGCCGACTACATAACCGCAGTCGATTTTGATGGTGATTGGGATGGGTTAAATAACTGGGAACATCAGGATGATAACATCAGCAACCTTAAAGCTAAGGCGTACTATTCCGTAACGGAAACTTCCACCCACTGGTTTATTTTGTACAGCTTCTTTCACCCTCGCGATTGGGTCGATTATCCTGATCCGTTTAACTTGGACCATCATGAAAATGATATGGAGGGCGTATTGATGGCCGTTCGTAAAGACGGTTCCACCTATGGCGCTCTTGAAGGTATCGTTACCGTAGCTCACCAGGATTTTTACTCCTATACGCCGGCGGGCAGCCCATGGCGGAGTGGACAGGAAAATATTGACGGAACGGTACTGATGCAATCCTACGACGGCTACCAGCATCCGACAACCTTCCAGGAAGCAAAAGGTCATGGGTTAAATGCCTGGAATGGGAGCAATTTCCCCGGCGGTGATGGTGTAGTTTATTATCCCAGCCGTTCTGCCGCGGAAGTTCCCGCCAGCGGCAATGACCGGTCCGTTCAATATCAACTTATCGATACTTTCGCCAGCGGCGGCCTGTGGGCACACCGTTCTGATCCCCTTACCTTCGCCAGTTGGGGAACATTTCGCGGCGATGATGGGAAAGATAATGCCGCGAATGCAGGCTGGAAGTGGGATGACCATAATGACGGCGGCCAGTTGCTTGGAGGCGAACTGGCTACCGATCCGGCCAAACTAATAGCCATATATTTTAGCAACTTAGGCAACTTTAGCAGAACCTACTTACGTAATCTTTATAACTAA
- a CDS encoding B12-binding domain-containing radical SAM protein — MKKYKLVLWNLIPFGMEKSDRKYPPLNLGIIASLTPPHWEVVIRDEYFEEFKTEPCDIVGFTAMTSHALGAYEAAGEFKKMGIVTVMGGVHATICTEEALAHVDAVIKGEAEELWGEFIGDFENNQLKRLYFCAKPVNLNKVPKQAFHLYNSNYQWGIVQTTRGCAGNCEFCVVTSIFGATYRKRPIEAVVGEIQDMPQNRLFIADDNLIGFSNEDHNRFKDLCRLLINKNVNKIWITQVPLQFSDDEKMMDLAYKAGCRGVFIGIESGSVEVLAGKMKKHMNVKYVKEGNFVEKINKHGIQVFGSLILGNDEDGKDCFRLTYSAIKRLKLAMVHVSPLVPFPGTPLFKRLIAENRLLYTDFPNDWRYYRKAEIILFKPAKMNVQELNEGTLWLYEKLFSLSSIISRAISSYFTSGNLKTAMIAYKVNLEYRKTYKECSRLIKEQLKNSNFDSQLDKISG; from the coding sequence TTGAAAAAATATAAACTAGTTTTGTGGAATTTGATACCCTTTGGTATGGAGAAAAGTGATAGAAAATATCCACCGCTTAATTTGGGGATCATTGCTTCACTAACGCCGCCTCATTGGGAGGTAGTCATTCGCGATGAATATTTTGAAGAGTTTAAGACGGAACCCTGCGATATTGTGGGCTTTACCGCTATGACCTCCCATGCATTGGGGGCATACGAAGCAGCCGGTGAATTCAAAAAAATGGGTATTGTGACGGTAATGGGAGGTGTACATGCAACCATATGCACGGAAGAAGCGCTTGCGCATGTGGATGCTGTCATAAAGGGAGAAGCCGAGGAACTATGGGGAGAATTTATCGGGGATTTCGAGAACAATCAGTTGAAACGATTGTATTTTTGTGCTAAGCCGGTAAATCTAAACAAAGTGCCTAAGCAGGCATTTCATTTGTATAATTCTAATTATCAGTGGGGAATTGTCCAGACTACGAGGGGGTGTGCCGGAAATTGTGAATTCTGTGTGGTTACGTCAATTTTTGGTGCTACGTATCGCAAAAGGCCTATTGAAGCAGTAGTGGGTGAAATTCAGGATATGCCTCAGAACCGGCTGTTTATCGCCGACGATAATCTTATTGGTTTTTCCAATGAAGACCATAATCGGTTTAAAGATTTATGCAGATTACTAATAAACAAGAATGTTAATAAAATATGGATTACTCAGGTGCCGCTCCAGTTTTCGGACGATGAAAAAATGATGGATTTAGCGTATAAGGCAGGGTGCCGAGGCGTCTTCATTGGAATTGAATCAGGGTCGGTTGAGGTATTGGCGGGAAAAATGAAGAAACACATGAATGTAAAGTATGTCAAAGAAGGCAATTTTGTAGAAAAAATAAACAAGCACGGCATACAAGTATTTGGATCTTTAATCTTAGGAAATGATGAAGACGGCAAAGACTGCTTCAGATTAACCTATTCGGCCATAAAAAGGCTAAAACTGGCAATGGTTCATGTTAGCCCGCTGGTTCCATTTCCGGGAACTCCTTTATTCAAGCGGTTAATAGCGGAAAACCGTTTGTTATATACTGATTTTCCCAATGACTGGAGATATTACAGAAAAGCTGAAATTATTTTGTTTAAACCAGCGAAAATGAACGTTCAGGAGCTTAATGAAGGCACACTGTGGCTTTATGAAAAACTATTTTCATTGTCGTCTATAATTTCCAGAGCCATATCTTCCTATTTTACTTCGGGTAATCTAAAAACAGCAATGATAGCTTATAAAGTAAACCTGGAATATAGAAAGACATATAAAGAATGCAGCAGGCTGATTAAAGAACAATTAAAAAACTCCAATTTCGATTCTCAATTGGATAAAATTTCTGGATAG
- a CDS encoding ABC transporter ATP-binding protein, translated as MYKIIKRIITWSGRRQRRLYAGFVYSFLHTLFTAMPIMGAAYGLNLIIEDSNGTAPLTTDQILYMAGFMIFAVAGRFWFAYLRAAAQESIGYEVAAEQRLAIGAVLKRVSLGFFSKKNAGEIAAAVTTDLSFIELFGMKMIDTVVNGYISVLTMILCLAVYNGWIALIAAAGILVSALFLTLLGNKSSKNAPVQQQTRDSMVAATFEYIRGMPVVKAFKQDGVAREAILKAYRSNRDINVKIEKNYVPYNCLHLLALKAAATGMVLLSALFALNGILDLPVMLMMAIFSFVIFGHIETVNNAAHVLKIIDAVLDKLAGIENAECIDQNSKDMALSAYDIRFQNVTFAYEQRQILKNVSFVIPENTTAAIVGPSGSGKTTICSLIARFYDVDRGSVTVGGVDVKTMTCDSLLKNIAMVFQKVYLFHDTVLNNIRFGKPAATLEEIVTAAKKACCHDFIMALPNQYETVIGDGGSTLSGGEKQRISIARAILKNAPIVILDEATASVDPENEHTIQQAISALVHGKTIIVIAHRLTTVQNADQILVVADGRIAQQGTHAQLVQQDGVYKRFLSLRQAAEGWSI; from the coding sequence GTGTATAAAATAATAAAACGGATCATAACCTGGTCCGGCCGGCGCCAAAGGCGCCTGTATGCCGGCTTTGTCTATTCCTTCCTTCATACCCTCTTTACCGCCATGCCGATCATGGGCGCCGCCTACGGACTCAATCTCATCATCGAGGACAGCAACGGCACGGCCCCGCTGACCACTGACCAGATTCTCTACATGGCAGGCTTTATGATCTTTGCCGTTGCCGGCAGGTTCTGGTTTGCCTATCTGCGGGCCGCCGCCCAGGAGAGCATCGGCTATGAGGTTGCCGCCGAGCAGCGGCTGGCGATCGGCGCCGTCTTAAAACGGGTTTCCCTGGGTTTTTTCAGTAAAAAAAATGCCGGCGAAATCGCCGCGGCGGTAACAACCGACCTATCCTTTATCGAGCTGTTCGGCATGAAGATGATTGACACGGTGGTTAACGGCTATATCAGTGTTTTGACCATGATCCTTTGCCTGGCTGTTTACAACGGCTGGATTGCCCTCATCGCCGCCGCCGGCATTCTGGTATCGGCCCTGTTCCTGACATTGCTGGGAAATAAAAGCAGCAAGAATGCGCCGGTCCAGCAACAAACGCGGGACAGCATGGTGGCGGCAACCTTTGAGTACATCCGCGGCATGCCGGTCGTAAAGGCGTTTAAGCAGGACGGAGTGGCCAGGGAAGCAATTCTCAAAGCCTATAGAAGCAACCGGGACATTAACGTCAAAATTGAAAAAAATTATGTCCCTTATAATTGCCTCCATTTGCTGGCGCTGAAGGCGGCGGCAACAGGAATGGTCCTGCTCTCGGCACTGTTTGCGCTGAACGGAATCCTGGACCTGCCGGTCATGCTCATGATGGCTATTTTTTCTTTTGTTATCTTCGGCCATATTGAAACCGTCAATAATGCAGCGCACGTCCTGAAAATTATTGATGCCGTCCTGGACAAATTAGCCGGCATCGAAAATGCGGAATGTATTGACCAGAACAGCAAAGATATGGCTTTGTCCGCCTATGACATTCGGTTTCAGAATGTAACCTTTGCTTATGAACAGCGGCAGATATTAAAAAACGTGTCCTTCGTCATCCCTGAAAACACAACGGCTGCCATCGTCGGCCCGTCAGGCAGCGGTAAAACGACAATCTGCAGTCTCATCGCCAGATTCTATGACGTCGACCGGGGCAGCGTAACCGTAGGCGGCGTCGATGTGAAAACCATGACTTGCGACAGTCTGCTTAAGAATATCGCCATGGTATTCCAAAAAGTCTATTTATTCCATGATACCGTGCTGAATAATATCCGGTTCGGCAAGCCGGCAGCCACCTTGGAAGAAATTGTAACGGCGGCAAAGAAAGCCTGCTGCCATGATTTTATTATGGCGCTTCCCAATCAGTATGAAACGGTAATCGGCGACGGCGGGTCCACGCTTTCCGGCGGTGAAAAACAGCGGATTTCCATTGCCAGGGCCATATTGAAAAATGCCCCGATTGTCATTTTGGATGAAGCAACCGCCAGCGTGGACCCGGAAAATGAACACACCATTCAACAGGCAATCAGTGCGCTGGTGCATGGCAAAACGATCATCGTCATCGCCCACCGTCTGACCACCGTCCAAAACGCCGATCAGATACTGGTCGTGGCTGACGGCCGCATTGCGCAACAAGGAACACATGCACAACTCGTGCAGCAGGACGGTGTTTATAAACGCTTCTTATCGTTACGGCAAGCCGCAGAAGGCTGGAGTATCTGA
- a CDS encoding ABC transporter ATP-binding protein: MKKIKKNHWLKTVFSFAAECREKMLGSVLCAIISVIGGLVPYIGVYQIIILFFDGRQTAGALWFWATVCLVGHVIKIGFYALSTMLAHYSAYSILENMRIRMAGRLMKAPLGTVLNQPAGKLKNVIIDRAESIEVPLAHLIPEGISNLLLPVGVFFYLVLIDWRMALAAMLTIPVAVTAYAIMMRTFNRQYADYTEASNHVNSVIVEYIEGIEVVKAFNQSAASYEKFERAVQSFKEYTLNWFRSTWKLMNFGGSVLPSTLLGTMPAGMLLYLNGPLSPADLTMCLILSLGIVAPLTSFTVFVNDAKSVEYAVNDAVELLTLEELPAPDRPAKLNGFDIELDHVSFAYDTARTSPADNAGSNVLHDINLKLPQGSFTALVGPSGGGKSTVARLIARFWDAGSGEIRIGGVAIRNLPLTQLADTISFVTQDNFLFNCSLRENIRLGNPAASDSEVLAAARAACCDEFIRRLDGGYDTGAGEAGSKLSGGEKQRIAIARALLKNAPVVILDEATAFTDPENEDKLQTSIAALTNGKTLLVIAHRLSTIKQADQIVVMDKGRIAATGKHDELLAGCKLYRAMWDAHIGTKNWAANQAYRETTEVKRCV; the protein is encoded by the coding sequence ATGAAAAAAATCAAAAAAAATCATTGGCTGAAAACGGTTTTTTCCTTTGCCGCCGAGTGCCGTGAAAAGATGCTGGGCTCGGTACTATGCGCCATTATCAGCGTCATCGGCGGACTCGTGCCTTATATCGGCGTGTATCAGATCATCATTTTATTTTTCGACGGCCGCCAGACGGCGGGCGCACTCTGGTTCTGGGCAACAGTATGTCTTGTCGGGCATGTCATAAAGATCGGTTTTTATGCCCTGTCAACCATGCTGGCTCATTATTCCGCCTACAGCATCCTGGAGAACATGCGCATCCGGATGGCCGGCAGACTGATGAAGGCTCCCCTCGGCACCGTGCTGAACCAGCCGGCAGGAAAACTGAAGAATGTAATCATCGACCGGGCGGAAAGCATCGAGGTTCCTCTGGCCCACCTGATCCCCGAAGGAATCTCCAACCTGCTGCTGCCTGTGGGCGTATTTTTCTATCTCGTACTGATCGACTGGCGCATGGCACTGGCAGCCATGCTCACGATCCCGGTCGCGGTCACAGCCTACGCCATCATGATGAGAACCTTTAACCGCCAGTATGCCGATTATACGGAGGCGAGCAACCACGTGAACAGCGTGATTGTCGAATATATTGAGGGCATTGAGGTCGTCAAGGCCTTTAACCAATCCGCCGCCTCTTATGAAAAATTTGAAAGGGCGGTGCAATCATTTAAGGAGTATACCCTCAACTGGTTCCGCAGCACCTGGAAACTCATGAACTTTGGCGGTTCGGTCCTGCCTTCCACCTTGCTGGGCACAATGCCGGCCGGCATGCTGCTGTATCTTAACGGGCCGTTAAGCCCGGCCGATCTCACCATGTGCCTGATATTGTCCCTGGGAATCGTAGCGCCCTTAACCAGCTTTACGGTATTTGTCAATGATGCAAAATCCGTAGAATACGCGGTGAATGATGCCGTCGAACTTCTCACTCTGGAAGAACTGCCGGCCCCAGACAGGCCGGCAAAACTGAACGGGTTTGATATTGAACTGGATCATGTGTCCTTTGCTTATGACACGGCCCGGACTTCGCCGGCGGACAATGCCGGCAGCAATGTGCTTCACGACATCAATTTAAAGCTTCCCCAAGGCAGCTTTACGGCGCTGGTGGGTCCTTCCGGCGGCGGCAAATCTACGGTGGCGCGGCTGATTGCCCGCTTCTGGGATGCCGGCAGCGGCGAAATCAGAATCGGCGGGGTGGCAATCAGGAACTTGCCTTTGACACAGCTTGCCGATACCATCAGTTTTGTGACCCAGGATAATTTCCTGTTCAACTGCTCGCTGCGGGAAAATATCCGTCTGGGGAATCCGGCGGCTTCAGACAGCGAAGTGCTGGCTGCGGCCCGGGCTGCCTGCTGCGATGAGTTTATCCGCAGACTGGACGGCGGCTATGATACCGGTGCCGGCGAGGCGGGAAGCAAGCTGTCGGGGGGAGAAAAACAGCGCATCGCCATTGCCAGGGCATTGTTAAAAAATGCGCCGGTGGTAATCCTCGATGAAGCAACCGCTTTTACCGACCCGGAAAATGAAGACAAGCTGCAAACATCCATTGCCGCCCTGACCAACGGCAAGACGCTGCTGGTGATTGCCCACCGGCTGTCCACCATCAAACAGGCCGACCAAATCGTCGTGATGGATAAAGGACGGATTGCAGCAACCGGCAAACATGATGAGTTGCTTGCCGGTTGTAAACTCTATCGGGCCATGTGGGATGCCCATATCGGCACAAAAAACTGGGCGGCCAACCAAGCCTACCGGGAGACCACCGAGGTGAAACGCTGTGTATAA
- a CDS encoding helix-turn-helix domain-containing protein, whose translation MEITGKEKIYYGGNITITKQDETCTIYKMQDVSGEGTMTCYRVFPGIDLMYNDFHMSGCYAKFQPKVNMLGIDHCREGRIEWEFQNGSYMYLAEGDLQISNKKNHTNNYGFPLNHYHGITVAIYIDEARKTLSTVLDGFAVDVTALQEKFCTGAKPFIMRAGDSIQHIFSELYTVPGQIRQMYFKIKVLELLLFLSAVEAPGNGEERRYFPRRQVNTVKAVRKYISENMDRHFTLNELSARFDIPLTTLKLCFKGVYGASVKTYLRAYRMQAAALMLSRSNESIAMIAGKVGYDNASKFATAFKAATGKSPQEYRKSLV comes from the coding sequence GTGGAAATCACAGGAAAAGAAAAAATTTATTACGGCGGTAACATTACGATCACCAAACAGGATGAAACATGTACCATTTATAAAATGCAGGATGTCTCCGGCGAGGGCACTATGACCTGCTACCGGGTATTTCCCGGCATTGATCTGATGTACAATGATTTTCATATGTCCGGCTGTTATGCCAAATTTCAGCCGAAAGTAAACATGCTGGGAATTGATCACTGCCGGGAAGGCCGCATTGAATGGGAATTTCAAAACGGGTCCTATATGTATCTGGCCGAAGGCGACCTGCAGATCAGCAACAAAAAAAATCATACCAACAACTACGGCTTTCCACTAAACCATTATCACGGTATAACGGTCGCAATCTATATCGATGAAGCCCGCAAAACGCTATCAACTGTTTTGGACGGCTTTGCGGTGGATGTAACCGCCTTACAGGAAAAATTCTGCACCGGCGCCAAACCCTTCATCATGCGCGCCGGCGATTCCATTCAGCATATTTTCTCCGAGCTCTATACTGTGCCCGGTCAAATCAGACAAATGTACTTTAAGATTAAAGTGTTGGAATTGCTGCTGTTTTTGAGCGCCGTTGAAGCCCCCGGCAACGGCGAAGAGCGTCGCTATTTCCCCCGGAGGCAGGTGAATACTGTAAAAGCGGTCAGGAAGTACATCAGCGAGAATATGGACCGTCACTTCACCCTGAATGAACTGTCCGCTAGGTTCGATATACCGCTTACTACGCTGAAGCTTTGTTTCAAAGGGGTTTATGGCGCTTCCGTCAAAACTTACCTGCGGGCCTACCGCATGCAGGCGGCGGCGCTGATGCTGAGCCGGAGCAATGAAAGCATTGCCATGATCGCCGGCAAAGTGGGTTACGATAATGCCAGTAAATTTGCTACGGCCTTTAAGGCCGCAACCGGCAAATCACCACAGGAATACCGGAAATCTCTTGTCTAA
- a CDS encoding YkgJ family cysteine cluster protein: protein MVKLQLFFNKENEVDISGLNIKSTVQDFFDAIDEFLTENPLPCDTCKQHCCKGRFKINMDSISAKKISKGKVERIIPKLFVDAGQNKLEVYFVAGNKKCRHLDGLARCLIYKERPASCRTYVCIPQSPCYKILDAAIVAEMHHAMRAEYLDAVIADPATPPGAIEPAKTLRQEIISNSIAYGYNNYSEILIKDCVRADLAHSNVSQEEVRLFYETIKNQ, encoded by the coding sequence ATGGTCAAACTGCAACTATTCTTTAACAAAGAAAATGAAGTAGATATTAGCGGATTAAACATTAAATCTACTGTGCAGGACTTTTTCGATGCTATTGATGAGTTCTTGACTGAAAATCCATTGCCATGCGATACCTGTAAGCAACATTGCTGTAAAGGCAGATTCAAAATCAATATGGACAGTATCAGCGCTAAAAAAATATCCAAAGGAAAGGTTGAACGCATAATTCCCAAACTGTTTGTTGACGCGGGCCAAAATAAACTGGAGGTATACTTTGTTGCCGGAAACAAAAAATGCCGTCACCTGGACGGCCTGGCAAGATGTCTTATTTACAAAGAGCGGCCGGCAAGCTGCCGGACTTATGTCTGTATTCCGCAAAGCCCATGCTATAAAATCCTCGATGCGGCAATTGTTGCGGAAATGCATCATGCTATGCGGGCAGAATATCTTGATGCGGTTATAGCAGACCCGGCAACGCCGCCGGGAGCTATTGAGCCGGCAAAAACATTGCGCCAGGAAATAATAAGCAACAGCATAGCCTACGGATACAACAATTACAGCGAAATCCTGATCAAGGATTGTGTAAGAGCTGATTTAGCACATTCCAACGTGTCCCAGGAAGAAGTCCGTTTGTTTTACGAAACCATCAAGAATCAATAG
- a CDS encoding metallophosphoesterase: MRTISFYSLVALISCLYLVISWVDYRFLCRKMSIFSNRFVRTGYWMLTSVTFCLIVYYWVIEPSANFMYVHGFYLALYIAFNWCFSQLAIILTIPFFYGCQYFMQLFAQPAEQAADNTPEMSRRIFLRKMASITPVFAFGVGTQGVFIGDTEIVVRRHQLTFSGLPAAWNGLKLAQLSDTHIGPFFNLDKLDYVAGMIRREKPDLLAITGDLIDDLDMLDETFARLEQLSLDLRHGIYYCWGNHEHYKNMGKIRERIAKSTVTLIENTHYRLMAGEQPVYIVGVDYPWANNAAERKEKRRQYIAAAHRGIPHGSFTILLAHHPDFIDDGFQRNISLTLTGHTHGGQIGIFEKPAYPLPFAYTRGMYRQKDNYGYVSVGAGHCLPFRLGCPAEIAVFHLGSFT; encoded by the coding sequence ATGCGGACGATATCTTTTTATTCTCTTGTCGCGTTGATTTCTTGTTTGTATTTGGTAATCAGCTGGGTTGATTACCGTTTTCTATGCAGGAAGATGTCCATTTTCAGCAATCGCTTTGTGCGTACAGGATACTGGATGCTCACTTCGGTTACCTTCTGCCTAATTGTATACTACTGGGTAATTGAGCCCTCTGCCAATTTCATGTATGTACATGGCTTTTACCTGGCGCTCTATATTGCTTTTAATTGGTGTTTCAGTCAGCTTGCCATAATATTGACTATACCTTTTTTCTATGGCTGCCAATATTTTATGCAATTATTTGCCCAGCCGGCGGAACAGGCAGCAGACAATACACCGGAAATGTCCCGCCGAATTTTTTTACGAAAAATGGCGTCCATTACGCCGGTTTTTGCCTTCGGGGTGGGGACACAGGGTGTTTTCATCGGCGACACGGAGATTGTCGTACGGCGGCATCAATTGACTTTTTCCGGCTTGCCTGCCGCCTGGAATGGGCTGAAACTCGCTCAATTGAGCGATACGCATATCGGACCGTTTTTTAACCTGGATAAGCTGGATTATGTTGCCGGCATGATACGGCGGGAAAAGCCGGATTTACTGGCAATCACCGGCGATCTTATTGATGATCTGGATATGCTGGATGAGACCTTTGCCCGGCTTGAACAACTCAGCCTTGACCTGCGTCATGGGATTTATTATTGCTGGGGCAATCACGAGCACTATAAAAACATGGGTAAAATCCGCGAACGTATCGCTAAAAGTACTGTTACGCTAATTGAAAATACTCATTATCGATTGATGGCGGGTGAACAGCCGGTTTACATTGTCGGGGTTGATTACCCGTGGGCAAACAACGCGGCGGAGCGTAAGGAAAAACGTCGTCAATATATCGCTGCCGCCCATAGGGGAATCCCCCATGGGTCATTTACAATACTGCTGGCTCATCATCCGGATTTTATCGACGATGGTTTTCAACGCAATATTTCTCTTACTCTGACCGGTCATACCCACGGGGGGCAGATCGGCATCTTCGAAAAACCGGCATATCCCCTGCCCTTTGCCTATACACGCGGCATGTATCGGCAAAAAGACAATTACGGCTATGTGAGTGTAGGCGCAGGACACTGCCTGCCTTTTCGCCTCGGCTGTCCGGCAGAAATTGCTGTGTTTCACTTAGGGTCATTCACTTAG
- a CDS encoding small, acid-soluble spore protein, alpha/beta type, with protein sequence MTQKYRSMEELDASLPDKHEVAAELGIPLDKGHNENLTTREAGKIGGKIGGEKIKKIIEMAEAQMAERK encoded by the coding sequence ATGACCCAGAAGTATCGCTCGATGGAAGAGTTAGATGCATCGCTTCCGGATAAACATGAGGTTGCCGCAGAGCTTGGCATACCATTGGACAAAGGACATAACGAAAATTTAACAACCAGGGAAGCCGGGAAAATCGGCGGCAAGATCGGCGGCGAAAAAATCAAAAAAATAATTGAGATGGCTGAGGCCCAGATGGCGGAAAGGAAATAA
- a CDS encoding ArsB/NhaD family transporter yields the protein MYDTAFYVSIIIFVAIYIMIIWEKIHRMVIAMTGGIIMLLLGFLSQETAIKDAIDFNTLGLLIGMMILVTITRRTGVFEAVAIWAATVTQGYPLRLLALLSMITAFASAFLDNVTTVLLIVPVTITLTDKLQVNPVPFLISEIIASNIGGTATLIGDPPNIMIGSAVGLSFNAFVNNLAPVSILIAFIMVGIFVLLYRKDLQVDEENRQNILKLHYKDEISDWQLLKKSLAVLAITIAGFGLHGVFHIESATIALAGAMLLMLISKEEPEEILLSIEWPTIFFFVGLFVLVGGLKATGVIKALAQWSLNITQGQVLETSLLILWLSAIASAFIDNIPFVATMIPMLQEMGQISGINLEPVWWSLALGACLGGNGTLIGASANVIVAGIAEKNGIPLNFRQFFKVAFPFMLLSILICHAYIYLRYFS from the coding sequence TTGTACGATACTGCTTTTTATGTTTCTATCATAATCTTCGTTGCCATTTATATCATGATAATCTGGGAAAAAATTCACCGGATGGTCATAGCCATGACCGGTGGAATCATCATGCTGCTGCTTGGTTTTTTGAGTCAGGAGACAGCTATCAAAGACGCTATCGATTTTAATACTTTGGGGTTGTTAATCGGTATGATGATTCTTGTAACCATTACCCGCCGCACAGGCGTCTTCGAGGCGGTTGCCATATGGGCGGCCACTGTTACCCAAGGCTATCCTCTCCGGCTGTTGGCATTGTTATCTATGATTACAGCTTTTGCATCAGCCTTTTTAGACAATGTGACCACCGTTTTGCTGATCGTACCGGTCACAATTACGTTAACCGATAAACTGCAAGTCAACCCGGTTCCATTTTTGATTTCTGAGATTATTGCTTCGAATATTGGCGGTACCGCCACCCTCATCGGCGATCCTCCCAATATTATGATTGGCAGTGCTGTTGGTCTGAGCTTTAATGCGTTTGTTAATAACTTAGCGCCGGTGAGTATTTTAATTGCATTTATAATGGTTGGTATTTTTGTTCTGCTATACAGAAAGGACTTGCAGGTAGATGAAGAAAATCGTCAAAACATATTAAAATTGCACTATAAAGACGAAATCAGCGATTGGCAGTTATTGAAAAAATCTTTGGCGGTACTGGCAATTACTATCGCCGGTTTTGGGCTGCACGGGGTCTTTCACATAGAATCAGCGACAATTGCCCTGGCCGGAGCCATGCTGTTGATGTTAATCAGCAAAGAAGAGCCGGAAGAAATACTGCTTAGTATTGAATGGCCGACCATCTTCTTTTTTGTCGGTCTTTTTGTCCTGGTAGGAGGACTGAAAGCTACCGGGGTAATCAAAGCACTGGCTCAATGGAGCCTAAATATAACCCAGGGGCAGGTACTGGAAACTTCGCTTTTAATCCTCTGGCTGTCGGCTATTGCTTCAGCTTTTATTGACAACATTCCGTTTGTAGCTACAATGATTCCAATGTTGCAGGAGATGGGGCAAATTTCCGGCATTAATCTGGAGCCGGTATGGTGGTCGTTAGCATTGGGAGCTTGCCTGGGCGGTAACGGCACATTGATCGGAGCATCAGCTAATGTTATTGTGGCCGGAATTGCAGAGAAAAATGGTATTCCGCTTAACTTTCGCCAGTTCTTTAAAGTGGCTTTCCCATTTATGCTGCTGTCTATTTTGATTTGTCACGCCTATATATATTTGAGGTATTTCAGCTAA